Proteins encoded in a region of the Rutidosis leptorrhynchoides isolate AG116_Rl617_1_P2 chromosome 9, CSIRO_AGI_Rlap_v1, whole genome shotgun sequence genome:
- the LOC139868157 gene encoding uncharacterized protein, with translation MLESNKSVLVADRIKSNNPTSTTSWNWTRPPNGRNLTELAELNNLVATITLSDKPDTWKWNLDQTGIFTTKALASILDNLKLNIPTTTIKTPRNKLIPQKINIFIWRVLHERIPTHVELEKRGVDLDSILCPLCNLHIESIEHILFHCSISSNVLKAILQWWNLPDNTFSNLIDITSNNQSLNASQNGAYIWQAIKWASTYIIWKFRNLKVFGKKEWCVATILSEIQTQSFAWISKRFKKSILMCHQWLVNPLFYISPNSQRSGIG, from the coding sequence ATGCTCGAATCCAACAAAAGTGTCTTGGTAGCGGATCGAATCAAGTCAAACAACCCGACATCTACCACTTCATGGAATTGGACTAGACCACCTAATGGTCGAAATCTCACCGAATTAGCAGAATTAAACAATCTTGTTGCAACCATCACCCTCTCCGATAAACCCGATACTTGGAAATGGAACTTAGATCAAACTGGCATTTTCACAACAAAAGCATTAGCCTCAATTCTCGATAACCTAAAACTCAACATACCGACAACCACCATAAAAACACCTAGAAACAAGCTCATACCCCAAAAAATTAACATCTTCATCTGGAGAGTTCTACACGAAAGAATCCCGACTCATGTAGAACTTGAAAAGAGAGGCGTCGATCTTGATTCAATCCTATGTCCACTATGCAACTTACACATAGAATCTATCGAACACATACTATTTCATTGCTCGATATCATCCAACGTCTTGAAAGCAATTCTACAATGGTGGAACCTCCCTGACAACACCTTCTCCAATCTTATAGACATAACCTCAAACAATCAATCACTCAACGCATCGCAAAATGGTGCCTACATTTGGCAAGCCATTAAATGGGCCTCCACTTACATCATCTGGAAATTTCGAAATCTCAAGGTTTTTGGTAAAAAAGAATGGTGTGTAGCCACAATACTATCCGAAATCCAAACACAATCATTCGCATGGATATCCAAAAGATTCAAAAAGTCAATACTTATGTGCCATCAATGGCTAGTCAATCCTCTCTTTTACATCTCTCCAAACAGTCAGAGATCTGGCATCGGTTAA